A part of Deinococcus aerius genomic DNA contains:
- the miaA gene encoding tRNA (adenosine(37)-N6)-dimethylallyltransferase MiaA, producing the protein MTVIPILTAPTAAGKTALALDLARHFPLEIVAADAFTVYRGLDIGTAKPAPAERGAVPHHLLDVADVTEDYDVARYAREAEAATADVLARGRLPLIVGGTGFYLSALIRGLPQTPPADPGVRAGVEADLAARGLDALLAEVEARSPAEATRLERNPRRVVRALEVYRRTGRFPGEFGYSPPAFTYRVFAFSHPWPELEARIAARVDAMLGAGWPEEADWLARRVPPDQEPRPTAWQALGYREALALWRGTLTREEAARRITLATRQYAKRQLTWARTQLGASGSSPGEAREALARWLTGSAHG; encoded by the coding sequence GTGACGGTCATCCCCATCCTCACCGCCCCCACGGCGGCGGGCAAGACGGCGCTCGCGCTGGACCTGGCGCGGCACTTTCCGCTGGAGATCGTGGCGGCGGACGCCTTCACCGTGTACCGGGGACTGGACATCGGGACGGCCAAGCCCGCGCCCGCCGAGCGGGGGGCCGTGCCCCATCACCTGCTCGACGTGGCCGACGTGACCGAGGACTACGACGTGGCCCGCTACGCGCGGGAGGCCGAGGCCGCCACCGCGGACGTGCTCGCGCGGGGGCGGCTGCCGCTGATCGTGGGGGGCACGGGCTTCTACCTGTCGGCCCTGATCCGCGGCCTGCCGCAGACACCCCCCGCCGACCCGGGCGTGCGCGCGGGGGTGGAGGCCGACCTCGCCGCGCGCGGCCTGGACGCCCTGCTCGCCGAGGTGGAGGCCCGCAGCCCCGCCGAGGCGACCCGGCTGGAGCGCAACCCCCGCCGGGTCGTGCGGGCGCTGGAGGTCTACCGCCGCACGGGCCGCTTTCCGGGCGAGTTCGGGTACAGCCCCCCCGCCTTCACCTACCGCGTCTTCGCCTTCAGCCACCCCTGGCCCGAGCTGGAGGCCCGCATCGCCGCCCGGGTGGACGCCATGCTGGGGGCGGGCTGGCCGGAGGAGGCCGACTGGCTCGCCCGCCGGGTGCCCCCCGACCAGGAACCGCGCCCGACCGCCTGGCAGGCCCTGGGCTACCGGGAGGCGCTCGCCCTCTGGCGGGGCACCCTGACGCGCGAGGAGGCTGCCCGCCGCATCACCCTGGCGACCCGGCAGTACGCCAAACGGCAGCTCACCTGGGCGCGGACGCAACTCGGCGCGTCCGGCTCATCCCCCGGGGAAGCCCGGGAGGCCCTGGCCCGGTGGCTCACCGGCTCGGCGCACGGCTGA
- a CDS encoding methylmalonyl-CoA mutase family protein, translated as MKTKNEWMRSVYLPATQKFPERKYNFKNLSDMEPEPIYTADDLKDWDAERDLGYPGEFPYTRGVQTSVYRGKLWTMRMFAGFGSAEQTNERFHALLRAGQTGLSTAFDLPTLMGYDSDHPFSKGEVGKCGVAVSSLADMEILFQGIDPEKVTTSMTINSPANAIWAMYIANAQKQGKDLTKIGGTIQNDILKEFIAQKEFIYPPSPSVKLVIDTFEWGPKVVPKWNFISVSGYHIREAGATGVQELAFTLADGFHYVEKALERGLDIDEFAPRISFFWDIHNDFFEEIAKLRAARRIWARQMQGRYGAKNPKSWMLRTHSQTAGVSLPAQQPLNNIARVAIQALAAVLGGTQSLHTDAFDEALALPTEEAATIALRTQQIIAYETGVAGVIDPLAGSYYVEKLTNDIEAAAMGYIEQIRALGGVEAGIESGFFQLEMAEAAYRYQREVETKDRIIVGVNEFVQDAVEVPIQLIDPEVERVQEARLAQVRRERDPKRAQAALDALRDAAVTGANTMPAFLECAHAYATLGEQMDTLKRVYGEYVEPVLV; from the coding sequence ATGAAGACCAAGAACGAGTGGATGAGAAGCGTCTACCTCCCCGCCACGCAGAAGTTTCCCGAGCGCAAGTACAACTTCAAGAACCTGTCCGACATGGAGCCCGAGCCGATCTACACGGCGGACGACCTGAAGGACTGGGACGCCGAGCGGGACCTGGGTTACCCGGGCGAGTTCCCGTACACGCGCGGCGTGCAGACCAGCGTGTACCGGGGCAAGCTCTGGACCATGCGGATGTTCGCGGGCTTCGGGAGCGCCGAGCAGACGAACGAACGCTTCCACGCTCTGCTGCGGGCCGGTCAGACCGGCCTCTCGACCGCCTTCGACCTCCCCACCCTGATGGGCTACGACTCCGACCACCCCTTCTCCAAGGGTGAGGTCGGCAAGTGCGGCGTGGCGGTGAGCAGCCTGGCGGACATGGAAATCCTCTTTCAGGGCATCGACCCTGAAAAGGTCACGACCTCCATGACGATCAACTCCCCGGCGAACGCGATCTGGGCCATGTACATCGCCAACGCGCAGAAGCAGGGCAAGGACCTCACCAAGATCGGCGGCACGATCCAGAACGACATTCTGAAAGAGTTCATCGCGCAGAAGGAATTCATCTACCCGCCTTCTCCGAGCGTGAAGCTGGTGATCGACACCTTCGAATGGGGCCCGAAGGTTGTTCCGAAGTGGAACTTCATCTCGGTGAGCGGCTACCACATCCGCGAGGCGGGGGCGACGGGCGTGCAGGAACTCGCCTTCACGCTGGCGGACGGCTTCCATTACGTCGAAAAGGCGCTGGAGCGGGGGCTGGACATCGACGAGTTCGCGCCGCGCATCTCGTTCTTCTGGGACATCCACAACGACTTCTTCGAGGAGATCGCCAAGCTGCGCGCCGCCCGCCGCATCTGGGCGCGGCAGATGCAAGGCCGCTACGGGGCGAAGAACCCGAAGTCGTGGATGCTGCGGACGCACTCGCAGACCGCCGGGGTCAGCCTCCCCGCCCAGCAGCCGCTGAACAACATCGCCCGGGTCGCTATCCAGGCGCTCGCCGCCGTGCTGGGCGGCACCCAGAGCCTGCACACCGACGCCTTCGACGAGGCGCTGGCCCTGCCCACCGAGGAGGCCGCGACCATCGCCCTGCGGACGCAGCAGATCATCGCCTACGAGACGGGCGTAGCGGGCGTGATCGACCCGCTGGCGGGCAGCTACTACGTCGAGAAGCTGACGAATGACATCGAGGCCGCCGCGATGGGCTACATCGAGCAGATTCGCGCGCTGGGCGGGGTGGAGGCCGGGATCGAGTCGGGCTTCTTCCAACTGGAGATGGCCGAGGCCGCCTACCGCTACCAGCGCGAGGTGGAGACCAAGGACCGCATTATCGTCGGCGTGAACGAGTTCGTGCAGGACGCGGTGGAGGTGCCCATCCAGCTTATCGACCCGGAGGTGGAGCGGGTGCAGGAGGCCAGGCTCGCCCAGGTGCGCCGGGAACGCGATCCCAAGCGGGCTCAGGCCGCCCTGGACGCGCTGCGTGACGCCGCCGTGACGGGCGCCAACACCATGCCCGCCTTCCTGGAGTGCGCCCACGCCTACGCCACGCTGGGCGAGCAGATGGACACGCTGAAGCGGGTGTACGGGGAGTACGTGGAGCCGGTGCTGGTGTAG
- a CDS encoding electron transfer flavoprotein subunit alpha/FixB family protein: MILIVAEHAGGQLAKSTLEMVTAARAVLESGGGREGPVTILVLGQNVAEVANAAAAVADQVLVADLPGLATYNAEVWAAATAQIAQEGEASVVIIGGSRSGREYAPRVAVKLDAPYLEDAIALKANGQALQAQRYTYLARVTETVEAEAPVIVVTVKPGSFAPAAPAPAAGEQYDVELDLPAPRVEVTGRSVEKSSRVALTEADVIVTGGRGVGSPENFATYVEGLADRLGAGVGATRAVVDAGWRPYAEQVGQTGKTVQPKAYVALGVSGAVQHLSGMGKSKYIVAINKDAEAPIFKVADYGIVGDVNQIVPALIEAARK, translated from the coding sequence ATGATCCTGATCGTCGCCGAACACGCGGGCGGACAGCTCGCCAAGTCCACCCTCGAAATGGTCACTGCCGCCCGCGCCGTGCTGGAAAGTGGGGGGGGCCGTGAGGGGCCGGTCACCATCCTCGTCCTGGGCCAGAACGTCGCGGAGGTCGCCAACGCCGCCGCCGCCGTCGCGGATCAGGTTCTCGTCGCGGACCTCCCCGGGCTCGCCACCTACAACGCCGAGGTCTGGGCCGCCGCGACCGCCCAGATCGCGCAGGAGGGCGAGGCTTCAGTCGTCATCATCGGCGGGAGCCGCTCGGGCCGCGAGTACGCGCCGCGCGTGGCGGTCAAGCTCGACGCCCCCTACCTGGAGGACGCCATCGCCCTGAAGGCGAACGGGCAGGCCCTTCAGGCCCAGCGGTACACCTACCTCGCCCGCGTGACCGAGACGGTCGAGGCCGAGGCGCCCGTCATCGTCGTGACGGTGAAGCCCGGCTCCTTCGCCCCGGCTGCCCCCGCCCCCGCCGCGGGCGAGCAGTACGACGTGGAACTCGACCTGCCCGCCCCCCGCGTCGAGGTGACGGGCCGCAGCGTCGAGAAGAGCAGCCGCGTCGCGCTGACCGAGGCGGACGTGATCGTGACCGGCGGGCGCGGCGTGGGCAGCCCCGAGAACTTCGCCACCTACGTCGAGGGCCTGGCCGACCGCCTGGGCGCTGGTGTCGGCGCGACCCGCGCGGTCGTGGACGCGGGCTGGCGGCCCTACGCCGAGCAGGTGGGGCAGACCGGCAAGACCGTGCAGCCCAAGGCCTATGTCGCGCTGGGTGTCAGCGGCGCCGTGCAGCACCTCTCGGGCATGGGCAAGAGCAAGTACATCGTGGCGATCAACAAGGACGCCGAGGCGCCGATCTTCAAGGTCGCCGACTACGGCATCGTGGGCGACGTGAACCAGATCGTGCCCGCGCTCATCGAGGCTGCGCGCAAGTAG
- a CDS encoding Hsp20/alpha crystallin family protein, producing the protein MNEPVLARLQHLMALREEVESLGTAGPWTPPADWLDEGTHLRLLLDVPGVDPDSLELHEEGDSVTVAGRRDLPDHVLRAERPGGTFTRTLAFPEPVVPQTGQATLNAGVLSVRFEKRHPTIDVHPLEGEQA; encoded by the coding sequence ATGAACGAGCCGGTTCTTGCCCGCCTGCAACACCTGATGGCCCTGCGGGAGGAGGTGGAGTCGCTGGGCACGGCCGGCCCCTGGACCCCGCCCGCCGACTGGCTGGACGAGGGCACCCACCTGCGGCTGCTGCTCGACGTGCCCGGTGTTGACCCCGACAGCCTGGAACTGCACGAGGAGGGCGACAGCGTGACCGTGGCCGGGCGCCGCGACCTGCCCGATCACGTCCTGCGCGCCGAGCGGCCCGGCGGCACCTTTACCCGCACCCTCGCCTTTCCCGAGCCCGTCGTCCCGCAGACCGGACAGGCGACCCTGAATGCCGGAGTGCTGAGCGTTCGCTTCGAAAAGCGCCACCCCACCATCGACGTGCATCCCCTGGAGGGCGAACAGGCCTGA
- a CDS encoding electron transfer flavoprotein subunit beta/FixA family protein, which yields MKILTLVRQVPDAEARVKINAQQVDLEGATLVIDGMDEYGVEEALRLREGGANVEEIVALAVGPKRVEDALRTALAMGVDRAIHVETDEKLDPIALSRIVAQVAQAEGVGLVLVGGQEADWDSQALGAATAERLGWPQLTWTNELKVEGDTLTGRHDVDDGNESFRAPLPAVVTTQQGLNEPRYPTLPNIMKAKRKELRKDDLATYGVQPRVRVVNSEIQTRARLNRMIDGKDPQAAAQQLLDLLRNEAKVIA from the coding sequence ATGAAGATTCTGACCCTGGTACGCCAAGTGCCCGACGCGGAAGCGCGCGTGAAGATCAACGCCCAGCAGGTGGACCTGGAGGGCGCGACCCTCGTGATCGACGGGATGGACGAGTACGGCGTGGAGGAAGCCCTGCGCCTGCGCGAGGGCGGCGCGAATGTCGAGGAGATCGTCGCCCTGGCCGTCGGCCCCAAGCGAGTGGAGGACGCCCTGCGAACCGCCCTGGCGATGGGCGTGGACCGCGCCATCCACGTCGAGACCGACGAGAAGCTCGATCCCATCGCCTTGAGCCGTATTGTCGCGCAGGTGGCGCAGGCAGAGGGCGTGGGCCTCGTTCTGGTCGGCGGGCAGGAGGCGGACTGGGACAGCCAGGCGCTGGGCGCCGCGACCGCCGAGCGCCTGGGCTGGCCGCAACTGACCTGGACGAACGAGCTGAAGGTCGAGGGGGACACCCTGACCGGCCGCCACGACGTGGACGACGGCAACGAGAGCTTCCGCGCCCCTCTTCCCGCCGTGGTCACCACCCAGCAGGGCCTGAACGAGCCGCGTTACCCGACCCTCCCCAACATCATGAAGGCCAAGCGCAAGGAACTCCGCAAGGATGACCTCGCCACGTACGGCGTGCAGCCCCGCGTCCGGGTCGTGAACAGCGAGATCCAGACCCGCGCCCGCCTGAACCGGATGATTGACGGCAAGGACCCGCAGGCCGCCGCCCAGCAACTCCTCGACCTCCTGCGGAACGAAGCGAAGGTGATTGCATGA
- a CDS encoding outer membrane protein assembly factor BamB family protein, whose protein sequence is MKALFLGLALLAAAQATPAPSGLLRVEAHGHSNRWTFDAAPGALVAKLDGAEVWRRTGPFAQPTGLDVQIAPGRVILMSTDAKTSRVFLTAYDLETGRPLWLNKVYDGYAEAMAGVRGISGYTLLVQGSSGEPSFGKVFGVSLTTGKTLWTARQDVVGFDDDEVLVLDYGVGSPMNIPHLLPLVRVQSATGQQTKFTLTLPTRPGCGEMNYQGSIPDLRFTNRYLYALRQDACGKFIVRFPWQGDIHTAMVYPDRRGPFPANPPAGR, encoded by the coding sequence ATGAAGGCTCTTTTCCTCGGCCTGGCCCTGCTCGCCGCCGCTCAGGCCACCCCGGCGCCGTCGGGGCTGCTCAGGGTGGAAGCTCACGGGCACTCCAACCGCTGGACGTTCGACGCGGCTCCCGGAGCACTGGTGGCGAAGCTGGACGGTGCGGAGGTGTGGCGAAGGACGGGTCCGTTCGCCCAGCCGACTGGGCTCGACGTGCAGATTGCACCGGGCCGAGTGATCTTGATGAGCACGGACGCCAAAACGTCCCGAGTGTTTTTGACCGCCTACGACTTGGAGACGGGGCGCCCGCTCTGGCTCAACAAGGTGTACGACGGGTACGCTGAGGCGATGGCGGGTGTGCGGGGAATCAGCGGTTACACCCTCCTCGTCCAGGGCAGCAGTGGAGAACCCTCCTTCGGCAAAGTGTTCGGTGTGTCGCTGACGACTGGTAAAACCCTTTGGACAGCCCGGCAGGATGTGGTGGGGTTTGACGACGACGAGGTGTTGGTCCTCGACTACGGTGTGGGCTCCCCGATGAACATTCCCCACCTGCTGCCACTCGTTCGCGTCCAGAGCGCGACGGGTCAGCAGACGAAGTTCACCCTGACGTTGCCGACCCGCCCGGGGTGTGGAGAGATGAATTATCAGGGCAGCATCCCCGACCTGCGCTTTACCAACCGCTACCTCTACGCCCTTCGCCAGGATGCGTGTGGCAAGTTCATCGTCCGCTTTCCCTGGCAGGGCGACATCCATACGGCCATGGTCTACCCGGACCGCCGGGGGCCCTTCCCGGCCAACCCACCCGCAGGTCGATGA
- the glgC gene encoding glucose-1-phosphate adenylyltransferase, producing the protein MKPRVLGMILAGGQGTRLAPLTVKRSKPAVPFGSKYRIIDFAINNFINSGVFSIYVLTQYKAQSLTEHIQRGWRFGTFLSDYFITLVPAQMYRYEELGAVWYRGTADAVYQNLHLVDNFDADYVAIFSGDHIYKMNVEHMLQSHVDSRADVTIAAYPMPRTQAHQFGVMQVDNRWRVTEFLEKPKDPPGTPEDPDTSLTSMGNYIFSRRALEELLHTSISGQEDGFDFGHNVIPRALSDGYHVQAYDFHKNPIPGQTGPNLYWRDVGTLDAYFEASLDLVSVNPEFDIYNPAWPLRTSSEFSPPAKFVHEAEGRKGQAFNSIMAGGTIISGGTVRDSVLGRNVRTHSYSLVESCILFDDVEVGRHSHLRRVIVDKNVTIPPGIKIGHNHEEDRGRGFTVTENGVVVVPKSYTF; encoded by the coding sequence ATGAAGCCACGTGTACTCGGCATGATCCTCGCGGGCGGGCAGGGCACCCGGCTCGCCCCGCTGACCGTCAAGCGCTCCAAGCCCGCTGTGCCCTTCGGGAGCAAGTACCGCATCATCGACTTTGCGATCAACAACTTCATCAACTCGGGCGTCTTCTCGATCTACGTCCTCACCCAGTACAAGGCGCAGAGCCTGACCGAGCACATCCAGCGTGGCTGGCGCTTCGGCACCTTCCTGAGCGACTACTTCATCACCCTGGTGCCCGCCCAGATGTACCGCTACGAGGAACTGGGCGCCGTGTGGTACCGCGGCACCGCCGACGCCGTGTACCAGAACCTGCATCTGGTCGACAACTTCGACGCCGATTACGTCGCCATCTTCAGCGGCGACCATATCTACAAGATGAACGTCGAGCACATGCTCCAGTCGCACGTGGACTCGCGGGCCGACGTGACCATCGCCGCCTACCCCATGCCGCGCACGCAGGCCCACCAGTTCGGCGTGATGCAGGTGGACAACCGCTGGCGCGTGACCGAGTTCCTCGAAAAACCCAAGGACCCGCCCGGCACCCCCGAGGACCCGGACACCAGCCTGACGAGCATGGGGAATTACATCTTTTCCCGCCGCGCCCTGGAGGAATTGCTGCACACCTCCATCAGCGGTCAGGAGGACGGCTTCGACTTCGGCCACAACGTCATCCCGCGCGCCCTGTCGGACGGCTACCACGTGCAGGCGTACGACTTCCACAAGAACCCCATTCCCGGCCAGACTGGCCCCAACCTCTACTGGCGCGACGTGGGGACGCTCGACGCCTACTTCGAGGCCAGCCTCGACCTGGTCAGCGTGAACCCCGAGTTCGACATCTACAACCCCGCGTGGCCGCTGCGCACCAGCAGCGAGTTCTCCCCGCCCGCCAAGTTCGTCCACGAGGCCGAGGGGCGCAAGGGCCAGGCCTTCAACTCCATCATGGCCGGGGGCACGATCATCAGCGGCGGCACGGTCCGCGACTCGGTGCTGGGCCGAAACGTCCGCACCCACTCGTATTCCCTCGTCGAGAGCTGCATCCTGTTCGACGATGTGGAGGTCGGGCGCCACTCGCACCTGCGCCGGGTGATCGTGGACAAGAACGTGACCATCCCCCCCGGCATCAAGATCGGCCACAACCACGAGGAGGACCGCGGACGCGGCTTCACGGTCACGGAGAACGGCGTGGTGGTGGTGCCGAAGAGCTACACGTTCTGA
- a CDS encoding phospholipase A2 has protein sequence MKPTPLAAAALTLTLAACGQTPTPGSLTADYATRPELQDAGSQAILSRYGDDPGLLAALQEAYGERPADLGLPAAPTLTGLDLASDRLAYIKRVGWGTVPAYNAEYANQAAVNTVYPGLDWTRDGCSAPDGLGLGYREDFRPACNVHDFAYRNLKVYERTSANRQTSDSAFYTNMKTICAAKSWYARPACYSAAYAYYEGVRIGGSSSF, from the coding sequence ATGAAGCCCACGCCCCTTGCCGCCGCCGCCCTCACCCTGACGCTTGCCGCCTGTGGGCAGACCCCCACCCCCGGCTCGCTGACTGCCGACTACGCCACCCGCCCCGAGCTTCAGGACGCGGGGAGCCAGGCGATTCTCTCCCGCTACGGCGACGACCCCGGCCTGCTCGCCGCCCTTCAGGAGGCGTACGGGGAACGCCCGGCGGACCTGGGCCTCCCCGCCGCCCCGACCCTGACCGGGCTGGACCTGGCCTCGGATCGCCTGGCCTATATCAAGCGCGTGGGCTGGGGCACAGTGCCTGCCTACAACGCCGAGTATGCCAACCAGGCCGCCGTCAACACGGTCTACCCCGGCCTCGACTGGACGCGCGACGGCTGTAGCGCCCCCGACGGCCTGGGCCTGGGCTACCGCGAGGACTTCCGGCCCGCCTGCAACGTCCATGACTTCGCCTACCGCAACCTCAAGGTCTATGAGCGCACGAGCGCCAACCGCCAGACGAGCGACAGCGCCTTTTACACCAACATGAAGACGATCTGCGCGGCCAAGAGCTGGTACGCCCGCCCCGCCTGCTACAGCGCGGCCTACGCCTACTACGAGGGCGTGCGAATCGGCGGAAGCAGCAGCTTCTAG